The Nymphalis io chromosome 14, ilAglIoxx1.1, whole genome shotgun sequence genome has a segment encoding these proteins:
- the LOC126773273 gene encoding beta-ureidopropionase-like: protein MDSLDNVIKNCLNKDQLKPFNKIYYGREDNCELKLKDSTKADSIKGNFEVAGYSFLATKEELRKPNVLRLGLIQHSIVLPTDKPISEQRQAIFNKIEKIIKVAASEDVRVLCLQETWSMPFFLCTGEKEKWEEFAEPAINGPSSLFLSKLARKYEMVIISPILERDDDGKWWNTAVVIDENGDYMGKHRKNHLPSVGSYSETPYYKPGNLGHPVFDTKYGKIAVNICYGRHHALNWLMFALNGAQIVFNPAATIGEFGETFWGIEARTAAIANHYFTCSINRVGTEEFFINNDKKIRTYYGSSYVTAPNGCRTPGLSKDRDGLLIVEQDLNLCRQVRDQWGFNMTSRLDVYAKSIHKNAMK from the coding sequence ATGGACAGCTTAgataatgtcattaaaaattgtttaaataaagatCAATTAAAgccattcaataaaatatattatggaaGAGAAGATAACTGTGAATTGAAACTTAAGGATTCGACGAAGGCTGATAGTATCAAAGGTAATTTCGAAGTCGCGGGATATTCTTTTTTAGCAACGAAAGAGGAGCTTAGAAAACCTAATGTTTTGAGGTTAGGTTTAATACAACATTCAATTGTTTTGCCGACCGATAAACCGATAAGCGAACAGAGACAAGCTATTTTCAACAAAATTGAGAAAATTATCAAAGTAGCAGCGTCCGAAGATGTTCGTGTTTTATGTTTACAAGAAACGTGGTCGATGCCCTTTTTTCTATGCACAGGGGAGAAAGAAAAATGGGAAGAATTTGCGGAACCAGCTATTAACGGACCAAGCTCGTTATTCCTTAGTAAGCTAGCAAGAAAATATGAAATGGTGATCATATCTCCGATACTAGAACGCGATGACGACGGTAAATGGTGGAATACTGCCGTCGTAATCGATGAAAACGGTGATTATATGGGCAAACATCGTAAAAATCACTTGCCTAGTGTTGGAAGCTATAGCGAAACACCATATTATAAACCTGGTAACCTTGGTCACCCAGTTTTCGATACGAAATATGGTAAAATTGCCGTAAACATCTGTTATGGACGTCATCACGCATTAAACTGGTTGATGTTTGCTCTTAATGGAGCACAAATTGTTTTCAATCCTGCGGCTACAATCGGTGAATTTGGAGAAACTTTTTGGGGAATCGAAGCTCGTACTGCCGCTATCGCTAATCACTACTTCACCTGTAGTATCAACAGAGTTGGAACGGAagagttttttataaataatgataaaaaaattagaacttATTATGGATCCAGTTACGTTACTGCTCCTAATGGGTGCAGAACACCAGGTCTTTCTAAAGACAGAGATGGTCTTCTTATTGTTGAACAAGATCTGAATTTGTGTCGACAAGTCAGGGATCAATGGGGGTTCAATATGACTTCTCGTTTAGATGTATATGCTAAATCTATTCATAAAAATgctatgaaataa
- the LOC126773264 gene encoding beta-ureidopropionase-like, whose protein sequence is MDGETHSLEAIINNNLNSRDLDEFNRIYYGRKDHKEVKIKESSLATALDNNFEIAAYAFPAKKESTRPPRIVKVGIIQHSIGVSTDRPINEQKNAILAKVKKIIDVAGQEGVNILCFQELWNMPFAFCTREKQPWCEFAESAENGPTTRFLRELAVKYAMVIVSSILERDENHADILWNTAVVISDTGNVIGKHRKNHIPRVGDFNESNYYMEGNTGHPVFATRYGKIAVNICFGRHHVLNWMMFGQNGAEIVFNPSATIAAEAGSEYMWNIEARNAAITNCYFTAAINRVGYEEFPNEFTSADGKPAHKDLGLFYGSSYFTGPDGVRCPGLSRTKDGLLIAVMDLNMNRQIRDRRCYYMTQRLDMYTDSLKRVLDLDFKPQVVHETEK, encoded by the coding sequence ATGGACGGTGAAACGCATAGCCTAGAGGCAATAATTAACAACAACTTGAACAGCAGAGACCTGGATGAGTTCAACAGGATTTACTACGGGCGAAAAGATCATAAAGAAGTTAAAATAAAGGAATCTTCTCTTGCTACTGCTCTAGATAATAACTTCGAAATCGCAGCCTACGCATTTCCCGCTAAGAAGGAGTCAACAAGACCGCCGAGGATTGTTAAAGTCGGTATCATCCAACATTCGATCGGTGTATCAACAGACCGTCCAATTAACGAGCAGAAAAATGCAATCCTTGCTAAAGTTAAGAAGATTATCGACGTAGCAGGACAAGAAGGCGTCAACATTTTGTGTTTCCAAGAATTATGGAACATGCCGTTCGCGTTCTGTACACGAGAAAAGCAACCTTGGTGCGAATTTGCTGAATCCGCCGAAAATGGTCCAACAACTCGTTTTCTCCGCGAGCTCGCTGTCAAGTACGCAATGGTCATAGTTTCATCGATCCTGGAGAGAGACGAGAATCACGCAGACATTTTATGGAATACTGCTGTAGTCATTAGTGACACGGGCAACGTTATCGGCAAGCATCGTAAGAACCACATTCCACGAGTCGGGGACTTCAACGAATCTAATTATTATATGGAAGGTAATACGGGACACCCCGTTTTTGCGACGAGATATGGTAAAATAGCCGTTAACATTTGCTTTGGACGTCATCATGTATTGAACTGGATGATGTTTGGACAGAACGGTGCTGAAATTGTATTCAACCCATCAGCAACCATTGCTGCTGAAGCTGGAAGTGAGTATATGTGGAATATCGAAGCTAGAAACGCTGCAATCACAAACTGCTATTTTACAGCAGCTATCAATAGAGTGGGGTATGAAGAATTCCCTAATGAATTCACCTCTGCTGATGGCAAACCGGCTCACAAAGACTTGGGACTATTTTATGGTTCAAGCTACTTCACTGGTCCAGATGGTGTACGATGCCCAGGACTCTCTCGTACTAAGGACGGTCTTTTGATTGCTGTAATGGACTTAAACATGAACAGACAGATTAGAGATCGTCGTTGTTATTATATGACGCAGAGGTTGGATATGTACACGGATAGCTTAAAAAGGGTCTTGGATTTGGATTTCAAGCCCCAGGTTGTTCACGAGACTGAGAAATGA